One genomic segment of Parus major isolate Abel chromosome 10, Parus_major1.1, whole genome shotgun sequence includes these proteins:
- the CLN6 gene encoding ceroid-lipofuscinosis neuronal protein 6, whose protein sequence is APGSPPPAGPLYPGRHGGTKAEDTSKTSPFHLDLWFYFTLQNWVLDFGRPIAMIIFPLEWFPLNKPSAGDYFHMAYNVITPFLLLKLIERSPRTLPRSMVHVSIITFVMGASIHLVGDSVNHRLIFSGYQHHLSVRENPVIRNLRPLAQIDSFELLYYYDEYLGHSMWYIPFFLILFIYFTGCFTPAARRGRMPLAALLLVGPSSLYYWYLVTEGQIFILYIFTFFAMMALVMHQRRKGLVLDSNGLFLFLSFIITLLLIAAWVGWLWNDKILRKKYPGVIYIPEPWAFYTLHMNNLHQGTS, encoded by the exons GCTCCGGGCTCGCCGCCGCCCGCAGGGCCGCTCTACCCGGGCAG gcACGGCGGGACCAAGGCCGAGGACACCTCCAAGACGTCCCCGTTCCACCTGGACCTGTGGTTCTACTTCACCCTGCAGAACTGGGTGCTGGATTTCGGGCGCCCCATCGCCATG aTCATCTTCCCTCTGGAATGGTTTCCTCTGAACAAACCCAGCGCTGGAGATTATTTCCACATGGCTTACAACGTTATCAcccccttcctgctgctgaag ctgatCGAGCGCTCCCCCCGGACTCTCCCTCGCTCCATGGTCCACGTCAGCATCATCACCTTCGTGATGGGCGCCAGCATCCACCTGGTGGGGGACTCGGTCAACCACCGGCTGATCTTCAGCGGGTACCAGCACCACCTGTCCGTGCGCGAGAACCCCGTCATCCGCAACCTGCG ACCGCTGGCGCAGATCGACTCCTTCGAGCTGCTCTACTACTACGACGAGTACCTGGGGCACTCCATGTG gtACATCCCGTTTTTCCTGATCCTGTTCATTTACTTCACCGGCTGCTTCACGccggcggcgcggcggggccggatgcccctggctgccctgctcctggtggGGCCCAGCAGCCTCTACTACTG GTACCTGGTGACGGAGGGGCAGATCTTCATCCTTTACATCTTCACCTTCTTCGCCATGATGGCGCTGGTGATGCACCAGCGGCGGAAGGGGCTGGTGCTGGACAGCAATGggctcttcctcttcctctccttcatCATCACCCTGCTCCTCATCGCCGCCTGGGTGGGCTGGCTCTGGAACGACAAAATCCTGCGGAAGAAATACCCCGGGGTGATTTACATCCCCGAGCCCTGGGCCTTCTACACCCTGCACATGAACAACCTGCACCAGGGCACCTCCTGA
- the CALML4 gene encoding calmodulin-like protein 4 — MAKFLSQDQIHEFKECFSLYDKKQKGKIRGSELLAVMRCLGVSPTPGEVQRHLQLHKIDRNAELDFSTFLTIMYRQMKQEEPEQEILRALAMLDPQRRGVIAAPELRAKLTRLGEKLSEEEVDDLLKDAPAGPNGTIRYEEFARLLCLPPADY, encoded by the exons ATG gcgAAGTTTCTGTCGCAGGATCAAATTCACG AGTTCAAGGAATGTTTTTCCCTGTACgacaagaagcagaaagggaAGATCAGGGGCTCGGAGCTGCTGGCGGTGATGCGGTGCCTGGGAGTCAGCCCCACCCCGGGAGAGGTGCAGAGacacctgcagctgcacaagATCG ACAGGAACGCTGAGCTGGACTTCTCCACCTTCCTGACCATCATGTACCGGCAGATGAAGCAGGAGGAGCCCGAGCAGGAGATCCTGCGGGCGCTGGCCATGCTGGACCCGCAGAGGAGGGGAGTGATCGCCGCGCCCGAGCTGCGCGCCAAGCTCACCCGGCTGGGAGAGAAGCTCTCCGAGGAGGAAG TGGATGATCTGCTGAAGGACGCCCCGGCCGGCCCGAACGGAACCATCAGATACGAGGAATTCGCGCgtctcctctgcctccctccgGCCGACTACTGA